In a genomic window of Candidatus Desulfatibia profunda:
- a CDS encoding response regulator, which produces MNNLKILVVDDDPITLLLLEKRLQKEECAIEIAKNGTEAIALISKHYFDVVVTDLKMPGGLDGIDVLEASKAVNHRTEVILITAHATIDTAVAAMKKGASDYLQKPINFDELMIRLGKINTMKKLVKNADDLREAMDITEKNAGETIQNLELTVAELQNRLSEIESVLSEKSIDSTERIQLALSMLSAT; this is translated from the coding sequence ATGAATAATCTCAAAATATTGGTGGTCGACGACGACCCGATTACACTGCTGCTTTTGGAGAAAAGGCTTCAAAAGGAGGAGTGTGCGATTGAGATCGCCAAAAACGGCACCGAAGCGATTGCCCTTATCTCAAAACACTATTTTGACGTGGTGGTCACCGACCTGAAGATGCCCGGAGGGCTGGATGGTATCGACGTGCTGGAAGCCAGCAAGGCCGTCAATCACCGCACCGAAGTCATTTTAATCACCGCTCACGCCACGATCGATACCGCCGTTGCAGCCATGAAAAAAGGGGCATCCGATTATCTTCAAAAACCGATTAATTTTGACGAATTGATGATTCGATTGGGAAAAATTAATACCATGAAAAAGCTGGTCAAGAACGCTGATGATCTCCGTGAAGCCATGGACATCACCGAAAAAAATGCCGGAGAGACCATCCAAAACCTGGAGTTAACCGTGGCAGAGCTGCAAAATAGACTTTCTGAAATTGAAAGCGTCCTGTCGGAAAAAAGTATCGATTCCACCGAGCGAATTCAGCTGGCCCTTTCGATGTTGTCTGCGACGTGA
- a CDS encoding chloride channel protein, with protein sequence MRIFQFWRYPASWSIFRIDDRLLLIIMAIIVGNCSGLAAVVLNRSLVAMFEWLQHYRHLWWAFMLPAAGAALSSLFLDKIVKEGAGHGVPEVIYSVSRYGGLLRLRSSFSRLISSCLTIGSGGSAGPEAPVVISGASIGSNIAKLFSLNDRQRVTLVGCGAAGAISSIFNAPIAGMVFSIEVILGEWKALNIVPIAIASVAGTEISRFLQGNQIAFSHRRFSINPADILACVGLAILSAAASILLTRLLRTMHSISHKVPAPQWLRAAGGGCAVGIIGLFLPVVLGEGYHPIRIMIEGAFAKGLAFVALASLAKIVATALTLGWGGSGGIFAPCLVIGSLIGLTYHHAIALLWPSISWVNEGCFALLGMAGLISGILQAPLTGIFLIVEITGGYEVILPLIIVSAISTTLCHWIEPASYYLKDLVDLGHLLRPGTDARVLSDMNVIELLEKDCIVVKQNMLLREFINIIKKSRRNYYPVENEKNGQFVGMIHLDDIRPYLFNPVMYDTVFIGQLMDTNVEVVHPDDDLSDILRRMDENNLFSMPVVANNRFIGLISKATLLDKYRKELMVQTSR encoded by the coding sequence ATGCGCATTTTTCAATTTTGGCGCTATCCCGCAAGCTGGTCCATTTTTCGCATAGACGATCGTCTCCTGCTGATCATCATGGCCATTATTGTCGGTAACTGCAGCGGGCTGGCAGCTGTGGTGCTGAACCGGTCGTTGGTTGCCATGTTCGAATGGCTGCAGCATTACCGCCATCTGTGGTGGGCGTTCATGCTGCCGGCCGCCGGCGCCGCCCTCTCTTCGCTGTTTCTGGATAAAATCGTCAAAGAAGGGGCCGGACACGGTGTTCCGGAAGTTATCTACAGCGTTTCCCGTTATGGCGGACTGTTGCGATTGCGCTCAAGCTTTTCAAGGCTGATATCCAGCTGCCTTACCATCGGCAGCGGAGGCTCGGCCGGCCCTGAAGCACCGGTTGTGATCAGCGGGGCTTCAATCGGATCCAATATAGCCAAGTTGTTTTCTTTAAATGACCGCCAGCGCGTAACGCTTGTGGGTTGCGGCGCGGCCGGAGCGATTTCCTCCATCTTTAATGCCCCGATTGCCGGAATGGTATTTTCGATTGAAGTCATCTTAGGCGAATGGAAAGCCTTAAATATCGTCCCAATCGCCATTGCTTCGGTAGCAGGAACCGAAATCAGCCGGTTTTTGCAAGGCAACCAGATCGCCTTCAGTCATCGTCGCTTCAGTATCAATCCCGCGGATATTTTGGCCTGCGTGGGACTGGCCATACTGTCGGCGGCTGCTTCTATCCTGCTGACTCGACTGCTAAGGACCATGCATTCCATATCCCATAAAGTTCCGGCGCCGCAATGGCTGCGGGCCGCCGGCGGCGGTTGTGCGGTCGGCATTATCGGTCTGTTCTTGCCGGTTGTGCTGGGCGAGGGATATCACCCGATCCGAATCATGATCGAAGGCGCCTTTGCAAAAGGACTCGCATTTGTAGCATTAGCCAGCCTCGCCAAGATTGTCGCCACCGCTTTGACCTTGGGCTGGGGAGGCTCCGGAGGAATATTTGCCCCCTGCCTGGTTATCGGCAGCCTTATCGGCCTGACCTATCACCACGCCATTGCCTTGCTGTGGCCTTCGATATCATGGGTAAACGAAGGATGCTTTGCCCTCCTGGGAATGGCCGGCCTCATCAGCGGGATACTCCAGGCGCCCCTGACCGGCATTTTCCTTATCGTCGAGATCACAGGGGGGTATGAAGTTATTCTGCCGCTGATTATCGTTTCCGCGATCTCTACGACCCTCTGTCACTGGATTGAGCCGGCATCCTATTACCTCAAAGATCTGGTCGATCTCGGGCACCTTTTAAGACCGGGGACCGACGCCCGGGTGTTGTCTGATATGAACGTGATCGAGCTTTTAGAAAAAGACTGCATTGTTGTGAAGCAGAACATGCTGCTGCGTGAATTTATTAATATCATTAAAAAATCGCGCAGGAACTACTACCCGGTTGAAAATGAAAAAAACGGCCAATTTGTGGGAATGATCCATCTGGATGACATTCGCCCGTACCTGTTTAATCCGGTCATGTATGATACCGTTTTTATCGGCCAGCTCATGGATACCAACGTTGAAGTCGTGCATCCGGACGATGATTTGTCCGACATTCTGCGCCGTATGGATGAAAACAACCTGTTTTCGATGCCGGTCGTCGCCAATAACCGTTTTATCGGCCTGATTTCAAAGGCGACCCTTCTGGACAAATATCGCAAAGAGCTAATGGTTCAAACCAGCCGATAA
- a CDS encoding PTS sugar transporter subunit IIA, giving the protein MKFTIKEVAKCLQLPLSTIERWIRQGRIPIQRSGNNLFFDNAALEKWAATCNLPFTKPKKEQVPEEDSGLENLVPVMKRGGVFHDVKGDSVPAVLQSAVDNMSDFSLPVKTKLFERLLERENLTSTGIGKGVAVPHPRDPLADVIDKPLITTCFLEKPIDFAAIDDKPVFVMFILISPTIKIHLHLLSRLSYCVRDNTFVEFLKTSPGPDAFFSKIADFEKQLDKADHF; this is encoded by the coding sequence ATGAAATTCACAATCAAAGAAGTCGCCAAATGCCTTCAACTTCCGTTAAGTACCATAGAACGCTGGATACGCCAGGGCAGAATCCCTATCCAAAGAAGCGGCAACAACTTGTTTTTTGACAATGCTGCCCTGGAAAAATGGGCGGCGACCTGTAACCTGCCGTTTACCAAGCCCAAAAAAGAACAAGTTCCTGAGGAAGACTCCGGACTCGAAAATCTGGTCCCTGTTATGAAACGCGGTGGTGTGTTTCACGATGTTAAGGGAGACAGCGTGCCGGCAGTCCTGCAATCCGCCGTCGACAATATGTCAGATTTTTCTTTGCCGGTAAAAACCAAACTGTTTGAGCGGCTGCTTGAAAGAGAAAACCTTACCTCCACCGGTATCGGCAAAGGGGTTGCCGTTCCCCATCCCCGCGACCCCCTTGCAGATGTCATCGACAAGCCCTTGATCACCACCTGCTTTCTTGAAAAACCGATTGATTTCGCCGCTATCGACGACAAACCGGTGTTTGTCATGTTTATCCTGATAAGCCCGACAATTAAGATCCATCTCCATCTGCTTTCAAGGCTTTCTTATTGCGTGCGCGACAACACCTTTGTGGAATTTTTAAAAACATCCCCCGGCCCGGACGCTTTTTTTTCAAAGATTGCTGATTTCGAAAAGCAGCTTGACAAAGCAGATCATTTTTAG
- a CDS encoding universal stress protein encodes MDQQLFHIFRNNPLGRETLLQSLYFCKMVGASPVIYIPNHLKFLMYFDNDVVQIDLDSSYLTSPETARMHATELVEQAGIEPRFLEPKHFTASTLPDIQTNFDYMCCPRSISDLSSKIGLGYIGPRVRRIVKSARFPVLITSPVHKPWKSLAAFFGGSANAVNALKLVFRLSRVTGLPLDVFTQMGRKSRQDYEAVLKEENLEEDMDRYANRWHFFENGVLEENLYQVPHDALVILGAYGHGLIKNLLLGSTMERIQSTITNCLLIAGPNYTATR; translated from the coding sequence ATGGATCAGCAACTGTTTCATATTTTCAGAAACAATCCGCTGGGAAGAGAAACCCTGCTCCAATCGCTGTATTTTTGCAAAATGGTCGGCGCTTCACCGGTGATTTACATCCCCAACCACCTCAAATTTTTGATGTATTTTGATAACGATGTGGTTCAAATCGATCTTGACAGCTCCTATCTCACTTCACCGGAAACCGCCCGGATGCACGCAACCGAACTGGTTGAGCAGGCCGGGATCGAACCGAGATTCCTGGAGCCGAAGCATTTTACGGCATCGACTTTGCCGGATATTCAGACGAATTTTGATTACATGTGCTGTCCCCGCAGCATCAGTGACCTGTCTTCCAAGATCGGTCTCGGTTATATCGGACCCAGGGTAAGACGCATCGTCAAATCAGCCAGGTTTCCGGTCCTGATTACCAGCCCGGTCCATAAACCGTGGAAAAGCCTGGCAGCCTTTTTCGGCGGTTCGGCCAATGCGGTTAATGCGCTGAAGCTGGTATTCCGCCTCAGCAGGGTTACCGGTCTGCCCCTGGATGTTTTTACTCAGATGGGAAGAAAATCGCGCCAAGATTATGAAGCAGTGTTAAAAGAAGAAAACCTTGAAGAAGATATGGATCGCTATGCCAACCGGTGGCATTTTTTTGAAAACGGGGTACTTGAAGAGAACCTCTACCAGGTTCCCCATGACGCCCTGGTAATCTTAGGCGCCTATGGCCACGGTCTTATTAAAAACCTTCTTTTGGGCAGCACAATGGAACGGATCCAGTCTACCATTACCAACTGTCTTTTAATCGCAGGGCCGAACTATACGGCCACCCGCTAA